One window of Triticum dicoccoides isolate Atlit2015 ecotype Zavitan chromosome 5A, WEW_v2.0, whole genome shotgun sequence genomic DNA carries:
- the LOC119301479 gene encoding chromatin remodeling protein EBS-like translates to MAKTKQGKRDIDSYTIRGTTKVVRVGDCVLMRPSDTDNAPYVARVESLESDGRGSVRVRVRWYYRPEESKGGRRQFHGAKELFLSDHFDTQSAHTIEGKCIVHSFKNYTKLDNVGPEDFFCRFEYKAATGAFTPDRVAVYCKCEMPYNPDDLMVQCEGCKDWFHPTCMGMTIEQAKKLDTFLCADCAKENGAKRPSNSYPSSPSSDSKVEPKRRKW, encoded by the exons ATGGCCAAGACCAAGCAGGGCAAGAGGGACATCGACTCCTACACCATCAGGGGCACCACCAAGGTCGTCCGAG TCGGGGATTGCGTGCTGATGCGGCCGTCGGACACGGACAACGCGCCCTACGTGGCCCGGGTGGAGAGCCTGGAGTCGGACGGTCGGGGGAGCGTGCGGGTGCGGGTCCGCTGGTACTACCGGCCGGAGGAGTCCAAGGGCGGCCGCCGGCAGTTCCACGGGGCCAAAGAGCTCTTCCTCTCCGACCACTTCGACACGCAGAGCGCACACACCATCGAGGGCAAGTGCATCGTTCACTCCTTCAAGAACTACACCAAGCTCGACAACGTCGGCCCGGAGGACTTCTTCTGCCGATTCGAGTACAAGGCGGCCACCGGAGCGTTCACCCCCGACCGTGTCGCCGT GTACTGTAAGTGCGAGATGCCGTACAACCCAGATGACCTCATGGTGCAATGCGAGGGATGCAAAGACTG GTTCCATCCAACCTGTATGGGAATGACCATTGAGCAGGCCAAAAAGTTGGATACTTTCCTGTGTGCGGATTGTGCTAAAGAAAATGGTGCAAAGAGGCCTTCAAATTCATACCCGAGTTCACCAAGTTCTGATTCTAAG GTTGAGCCGAAAAGGCGGAAATGGTAA